From Streptomyces qinzhouensis, one genomic window encodes:
- a CDS encoding carbamoyltransferase C-terminal domain-containing protein, producing the protein MLILSFKEGHDSAVTAIEDGRLLFSLEAEKDSFPRFDSLTAEVLLAAADRLDRLPDVVAVGGWVKDAEQSPSRTGYFGVGPGSVTDEAGRFFGRPVRVFSSTHERSHIMAAYGLSPFPAGQPYYCLVWEGNIGSFYRIDEAGAVTHLKHVMSDPGNKYGYLFGLADPEFTWNKGWLRLSDAGKQMALTGFARRTVTTKEEQKLIDFLLAQEQIVHKVGKDEMTWTPFHNIGVESQEYKDLAAKFSDAIFDQFHTYASKHLTEGLPLLISGGCGLNCEWNRRWQESGLFPAVFVPPCPNDSGSSLGTAIDAQLHYTGTASVEWDVYAGDAFIQDARFDPARYTTRPLDHAEVARFLAAGNVIGWARGPWEMGPRALGNRSILAAPFSSETTTRLNSIKQRESYRPIAPICLEEDAHQWFEGAIPDPYMLYFSTVRSDALRAVTHVDGTARVQTVTPAQNPAMASLLTAFRDITGFSVLCNTSLNFSGRGFINRTSDLIQYGEQHGLDGYVVEDTFITRR; encoded by the coding sequence ATGCTGATTCTGTCATTCAAAGAGGGGCACGACAGTGCGGTGACCGCGATCGAAGACGGCCGTCTGCTCTTCTCACTGGAGGCGGAGAAGGATTCCTTTCCACGATTCGACTCACTCACCGCCGAGGTACTGCTCGCCGCCGCTGACCGTCTGGACCGGCTGCCGGACGTGGTCGCGGTCGGCGGCTGGGTCAAGGACGCGGAACAATCGCCCTCTCGAACCGGATACTTCGGCGTGGGCCCGGGGTCGGTCACCGACGAGGCGGGCCGGTTCTTCGGCCGGCCCGTGCGGGTCTTCTCCTCCACTCATGAGCGCTCGCACATCATGGCGGCCTATGGGCTGTCGCCGTTCCCGGCGGGACAGCCGTACTACTGCCTGGTGTGGGAGGGGAACATCGGCTCGTTCTACCGCATCGACGAGGCCGGGGCCGTGACCCACCTCAAGCATGTGATGTCGGACCCGGGTAACAAGTACGGCTACCTGTTCGGCCTGGCCGACCCGGAGTTCACCTGGAACAAGGGGTGGCTGCGGCTGAGCGACGCGGGCAAGCAGATGGCCCTGACCGGCTTCGCCCGCCGGACCGTCACGACAAAGGAAGAGCAGAAGCTGATCGACTTCCTGCTTGCCCAGGAACAGATCGTCCACAAGGTGGGCAAGGACGAGATGACCTGGACGCCGTTCCACAACATCGGTGTGGAGTCGCAGGAGTACAAGGATCTGGCGGCCAAGTTCTCCGACGCCATCTTCGACCAATTCCACACATACGCTTCCAAACACCTCACCGAGGGATTGCCGCTGCTGATCTCCGGAGGCTGCGGTCTGAACTGCGAGTGGAACCGCCGCTGGCAGGAGAGCGGCCTGTTCCCGGCGGTATTCGTACCGCCGTGCCCGAACGACAGCGGCTCATCCCTCGGTACCGCGATCGACGCCCAGCTCCACTACACGGGGACCGCGTCGGTGGAGTGGGACGTCTACGCGGGTGACGCGTTCATCCAGGACGCGCGGTTCGATCCGGCGCGCTATACGACCAGGCCGCTCGACCATGCGGAGGTGGCGCGATTCCTCGCCGCCGGAAATGTCATCGGCTGGGCGCGCGGCCCCTGGGAGATGGGGCCGAGAGCCCTGGGCAACCGCTCGATTCTCGCGGCGCCGTTCAGCTCGGAGACCACCACCCGCCTCAACAGCATCAAGCAGCGGGAGAGCTACCGGCCGATCGCACCGATCTGCCTGGAGGAGGACGCCCATCAGTGGTTCGAGGGCGCGATACCCGACCCGTACATGCTCTACTTCAGCACCGTCCGGTCCGACGCGCTCCGGGCGGTCACCCACGTGGACGGAACGGCACGCGTCCAGACGGTGACCCCCGCCCAGAACCCGGCGATGGCGAGCCTCCTCACGGCCTTCCGTGACATCACCGGGTTCAGCGTCCTGTGCAACACCTCCCTGAACTTCTCCGGACGCGGTTTCATCAACCGCACCAGCGATCTCATCCAGTACGGGGAGCAGCACGGACTCGACGGCTACGTGGTCGAGGACACCTTCATCACCCGCCGCTGA
- a CDS encoding creatininase family protein has product MDDLITQATSGDERRRGPSVAVLPVGSFEQHGDHLPLTTDTAIACLIARRIADDHGLFLLPPITLSCSHEHAAVPGTVSISATTLYAVVNDVWSSLRASGVPGLLIVNGHGGNYVLAHVAQETNVQGPRIALFPAHEDRVRAREEAGLESSADDDMHGGEFEVSLLLHGAPHLVREGIDQDDHSAPARTHLLTLGMTAYTPNGIIGQPSLATAAKGKALLDSLSASARAHLALLGS; this is encoded by the coding sequence ATGGACGATCTCATCACACAGGCCACGTCCGGAGATGAGCGCCGCAGGGGGCCCTCCGTCGCAGTCCTGCCGGTCGGAAGCTTCGAGCAGCACGGGGATCACCTGCCGCTGACGACCGATACCGCCATCGCCTGTCTCATCGCCCGGCGGATAGCCGACGATCACGGCCTCTTCCTCCTCCCGCCGATCACCCTGTCCTGCTCCCACGAGCACGCGGCCGTGCCCGGCACAGTGAGCATCAGCGCCACCACCCTCTATGCCGTGGTCAACGACGTCTGGAGCTCTCTCCGCGCATCCGGCGTGCCCGGACTGCTGATCGTCAACGGCCACGGCGGGAACTACGTGCTCGCTCATGTCGCCCAGGAGACCAATGTGCAGGGGCCCAGGATCGCCCTGTTTCCGGCACATGAGGACCGAGTGAGGGCACGGGAGGAAGCAGGGCTGGAGAGCAGCGCCGACGACGATATGCACGGCGGTGAGTTCGAGGTGTCCCTGCTGCTGCACGGCGCACCCCATCTTGTACGGGAGGGCATCGACCAAGACGACCACTCCGCGCCGGCCCGGACGCATCTCCTGACTCTCGGGATGACGGCATACACCCCGAACGGGATCATCGGTCAGCCTTCGCTCGCCACCGCGGCCAAGGGCAAGGCCCTGCTCGACAGCCTCTCCGCATCGGCCCGCGCCCATCTGGCACTGCTCGGCTCATGA
- a CDS encoding protein-arginine deiminase domain-containing protein — translation MRIPTARRAALVVSAATALLTTGTLVSPVHAAAPPTADLRADVDRNGTVDTTGTTDNAGEDSWSTGRGAVFLPNIDDDTKRCPTTGPKGKKLSDGQLARCNDAADTVINGVADADDLARLRTVPMKDLAKGATGTVKIVGGAKYSRLHIKRAGKWSPVTAKTKLTAAELRAGVELGIEGLDIIRDRAVWDGRAVVRLSVTAGGKTSSDDVTLRVAPLLTHHHAQKAQRVLVTRVKGKDVDSKAQQRFVTDLAAHNKAAKLPALKILDGDDDIWTQDFFEPGYTSMTGPGGRPQAIRVMIRSAQSFRPAGRQVFTHLRGPGVGGVQLPGGSATNPFEATLNSMGNLETIPPHAHNGKSYPAGRIIMGENPVERVKPAKSMLTMLASQGMQSPLLLDTSWLHVGHVDEFVQFLPANTPRGWRMAVADPELGTKLLKDAQAAGHGGTRMFSRPERSRYPSPKDTIDQVLASTWHREDNALAARKIAESIEVLKRETGITDAEIVRVPGLFSRASKWGGDAGRLSRLGASPGAFDSVRKQDQRSAALPGTARDGGVSARRSAAAPEPTSAYVPGAVNGLLLGKDRYLAPKQWGPVIGGKDIFTTAVTAAYRGAGLKISYIDDYYPYHLGSGEVHCGTNTLRATPAAWWRS, via the coding sequence GTGCGCATCCCCACCGCCCGACGAGCCGCGCTCGTCGTGTCCGCGGCCACCGCCCTGCTGACCACAGGCACCCTGGTCTCGCCCGTTCACGCCGCCGCCCCGCCGACCGCCGATCTGCGGGCCGATGTCGACCGCAACGGAACCGTGGACACCACCGGCACCACCGACAACGCGGGTGAGGACTCCTGGTCCACCGGCCGCGGTGCGGTCTTCCTGCCCAATATCGACGACGACACCAAGCGCTGTCCGACCACCGGGCCGAAGGGCAAGAAGCTCTCCGACGGCCAGCTGGCGCGCTGCAACGACGCCGCCGACACGGTGATCAACGGGGTCGCCGACGCGGACGACCTGGCCCGGCTGCGTACGGTCCCCATGAAGGACCTGGCCAAGGGGGCGACCGGCACGGTCAAGATAGTCGGCGGGGCCAAGTACTCCCGGCTGCACATCAAGCGGGCCGGTAAGTGGAGCCCCGTCACAGCGAAAACAAAGCTGACCGCCGCCGAGCTGCGCGCCGGGGTGGAGCTGGGCATCGAGGGCCTCGACATCATCCGCGACCGGGCCGTCTGGGACGGCCGGGCCGTCGTCCGGCTCTCCGTCACCGCCGGGGGGAAGACCTCCAGCGACGATGTCACCCTGCGGGTCGCCCCGCTGCTGACGCACCACCACGCACAGAAGGCCCAGCGCGTCCTGGTGACCAGGGTCAAGGGGAAGGACGTCGACTCCAAGGCCCAGCAGCGCTTCGTGACGGACCTGGCGGCGCACAACAAGGCGGCCAAGCTGCCCGCGCTGAAGATCCTCGACGGCGACGACGACATCTGGACCCAGGACTTCTTCGAACCCGGCTACACCAGCATGACCGGCCCCGGCGGACGTCCCCAGGCGATACGGGTCATGATCCGCTCCGCGCAGTCGTTCCGGCCCGCGGGCCGGCAGGTCTTCACCCATCTGCGCGGCCCCGGCGTCGGCGGGGTCCAGCTGCCGGGCGGCAGCGCGACCAACCCCTTCGAGGCGACGCTCAACTCCATGGGCAACCTGGAGACCATCCCGCCGCACGCCCACAACGGCAAGTCGTACCCCGCCGGGCGGATCATCATGGGCGAGAACCCGGTGGAGCGCGTCAAGCCCGCCAAGTCGATGCTGACGATGCTCGCGTCGCAGGGCATGCAGAGCCCGCTGCTGCTGGACACCAGCTGGCTGCACGTCGGACACGTCGACGAGTTCGTCCAGTTCCTGCCCGCGAACACCCCGCGCGGCTGGCGGATGGCGGTGGCCGATCCGGAGCTCGGGACGAAGCTGCTGAAGGACGCCCAGGCGGCGGGCCACGGCGGGACCCGGATGTTCTCCCGGCCGGAGCGCAGCCGCTACCCCTCGCCGAAGGACACCATCGACCAGGTGCTCGCCTCCACCTGGCACCGTGAGGACAACGCCCTCGCCGCCCGGAAGATCGCGGAGAGCATCGAGGTCCTCAAGCGCGAGACGGGCATCACCGACGCCGAGATCGTCCGGGTCCCCGGCCTGTTCAGCCGCGCCAGCAAGTGGGGCGGCGACGCCGGCCGGCTGTCGCGGCTGGGTGCGTCCCCCGGCGCGTTCGACAGTGTCCGCAAGCAGGACCAGCGGAGCGCCGCCCTGCCCGGCACGGCCCGGGACGGCGGTGTGAGCGCCCGCCGCTCCGCCGCGGCGCCCGAGCCGACCAGCGCCTATGTGCCCGGTGCGGTGAACGGCCTGCTGCTCGGCAAGGACCGCTATCTCGCACCCAAGCAGTGGGGGCCCGTCATCGGCGGCAAGGACATCTTCACCACCGCCGTCACCGCCGCCTACCGCGGGGCCGGCCTGAAGATCTCGTACATCGACGACTACTACCCCTACCACCTGGGCAGCGGCGAGGTCCACTGCGGTACCAACACCCTGCGCGCCACCCCCGCGGCCTGGTGGCGAAGCTGA
- a CDS encoding short chain dehydrogenase, with amino-acid sequence MKVLVIGATGTIGSAVADVLTAASHQVVRASRTGPVVVDLDDPATLDAVFSTVTGLDSVVCCAAHGPLVDLESVTDEEFAAGAQAKLWGQVALARRAIRLLPDGGSITLTGGTFSAPLARGSLGALINSGLEGFVRNAAAELPRGLRINLVSPGWIRETLEGMGADGSDGTPAADVARAYADLVEGTARGRIVRF; translated from the coding sequence ATGAAGGTACTCGTGATCGGAGCGACAGGAACCATCGGCAGCGCGGTGGCCGACGTGCTGACCGCGGCTTCCCATCAGGTCGTACGGGCGTCCCGCACCGGCCCCGTGGTGGTCGATCTCGACGACCCGGCCACGCTGGACGCCGTCTTCTCCACCGTCACCGGCCTCGACTCCGTCGTGTGTTGTGCCGCCCACGGCCCCCTGGTGGATCTGGAGTCGGTGACCGACGAGGAGTTCGCCGCCGGAGCTCAGGCGAAGCTCTGGGGGCAGGTGGCCCTGGCACGGCGGGCGATACGCCTCTTGCCGGACGGCGGATCGATCACTCTCACCGGGGGGACGTTCTCGGCGCCCCTCGCCCGGGGGTCGCTGGGGGCGCTCATCAACTCAGGGCTTGAGGGCTTCGTCCGCAACGCCGCCGCCGAACTCCCCCGGGGGCTGCGGATCAACCTCGTCAGCCCCGGGTGGATCAGGGAGACCCTGGAAGGCATGGGCGCCGACGGCAGCGACGGCACGCCCGCCGCCGACGTCGCCCGCGCCTACGCGGACCTGGTGGAAGGGACCGCGCGGGGCCGGATCGTCCGCTTCTGA
- a CDS encoding radical SAM/SPASM domain-containing protein translates to MTAQPTEVLRFKRVEGLLWLDLTRKCQLNCGHCYNSSGPEGTHGTLTREDWILVVDEAAERGISRVQLIGGEPTLHPDAPALARHILSIGLELEVFTNLVRVTGEWWAIFQHKATTLATSYYSDKAGEHDAITRRPSHARTRSNLVKALGLGIKPVVSIIECDDEQRVREARAELSDLGIERIKIDHARPFGRSVCGSGQATDLSALCGKCGTDRAAVGPDGDVTPCVFTPSLSVGNVLNGSLDGILGGPVMGATKALIRESVRNGGDGGDDDDGGNKCNPGTVPEECSPGHAGSSCTPRN, encoded by the coding sequence ATGACTGCACAGCCGACGGAAGTCTTACGCTTCAAGCGAGTTGAAGGTCTGCTCTGGCTCGACCTGACCCGAAAATGCCAGCTCAACTGCGGTCACTGCTACAACAGCTCAGGCCCCGAGGGAACACACGGGACGTTGACGCGTGAGGATTGGATTCTGGTCGTCGACGAGGCGGCGGAGCGCGGTATCTCCCGCGTTCAGCTCATCGGCGGAGAGCCCACGCTTCACCCCGACGCTCCCGCCCTGGCCCGCCATATCCTGAGTATCGGTCTGGAGCTGGAGGTGTTCACCAACCTGGTGCGCGTCACGGGTGAGTGGTGGGCGATCTTCCAGCACAAGGCCACCACGCTGGCCACCTCGTACTACTCGGACAAGGCCGGTGAGCACGACGCGATTACCCGGAGGCCGAGCCACGCCCGAACTCGGAGCAACCTGGTCAAGGCGCTGGGACTCGGCATCAAACCGGTGGTCTCGATCATCGAGTGCGACGACGAGCAGCGCGTCCGCGAGGCGCGTGCCGAACTCTCGGACCTGGGTATCGAGCGGATCAAGATCGACCATGCGCGCCCGTTCGGACGGTCGGTGTGCGGCAGCGGCCAGGCGACGGACCTTTCCGCGCTCTGCGGGAAGTGCGGTACGGACCGGGCGGCGGTCGGGCCCGACGGCGATGTGACGCCGTGCGTCTTCACTCCGTCTCTCAGCGTTGGGAACGTTCTCAACGGCAGTCTGGACGGTATCCTCGGCGGTCCCGTCATGGGCGCCACCAAGGCGCTCATCCGCGAGTCCGTACGCAATGGTGGGGACGGCGGCGATGACGATGACGGGGGTAACAAGTGCAACCCGGGAACCGTTCCCGAAGAGTGCAGCCCTGGGCACGCCGGCTCCAGTTGCACTCCGAGGAACTAG
- a CDS encoding ATP-binding protein — MAEAPKSSPHELLLDALMLPTVGNHVGLVRRSSWQQSAAMKANTTVVDSTAIWTRRWARNSRNVAKARAELGAVLGEWGLQALADPALVVLSELITNAVRHARTASGREIETRCRREADGVRIEVHDADEQRPRHREPGETGGYGLVLVEALSVTWGVDDRDGVGKVVWALVVPRGDNGAPREGR; from the coding sequence ATGGCCGAGGCTCCGAAGTCGAGTCCGCATGAACTACTGCTGGATGCGCTTATGTTACCCACGGTGGGTAATCACGTTGGGCTCGTCCGCCGAAGTTCATGGCAGCAGTCTGCTGCCATGAAGGCGAATACAACAGTGGTGGATTCAACCGCCATCTGGACCCGCCGCTGGGCCAGGAACAGCCGTAACGTTGCGAAGGCTCGTGCAGAGCTGGGCGCAGTGCTGGGCGAGTGGGGACTGCAGGCACTGGCGGATCCGGCTCTGGTGGTGCTCTCGGAGCTGATCACCAATGCTGTGCGGCACGCCAGGACGGCTTCCGGACGTGAGATCGAGACACGTTGCCGACGCGAGGCCGACGGTGTGCGGATCGAAGTCCATGATGCCGATGAGCAACGCCCACGACATCGCGAACCCGGAGAAACAGGCGGCTACGGACTGGTGCTCGTTGAGGCGCTCTCGGTGACTTGGGGCGTCGATGACCGAGACGGGGTCGGAAAGGTGGTGTGGGCTTTGGTGGTGCCTCGGGGTGACAACGGCGCGCCCCGGGAGGGCCGGTGA
- a CDS encoding protein kinase has protein sequence MTERLPDSDFLALVEPFTGPVKEMRPTERGFMSDVLVLIDGGLGRFFVKGVRNRAGGRRDSLVRERLINEAVRAVSPGLRWHTENDRWMALGFEQVGGRPSRFEPGSPDLPAVLDLLGRIGDIPLPDRAEGWHETRWDTFTADEAEAQLFRGDSLIHGDVAPGNFLVGDSDSWAVDWAWPTRGAGFIDPSCLVLQLIAAGHSPEGAEALIARNPAWSKADPRGIDAFAGASLRMFRHRAERFPEQSWLRDMEATAQAWVDHRSA, from the coding sequence ATGACCGAACGCCTTCCTGACTCCGATTTCCTGGCCCTGGTGGAGCCCTTCACGGGCCCGGTCAAGGAGATGCGGCCCACCGAACGCGGGTTTATGTCCGATGTGCTGGTGTTGATCGACGGTGGGCTTGGCCGATTTTTCGTCAAGGGGGTTCGGAACCGGGCAGGGGGGCGCCGGGATTCGCTCGTCCGTGAGCGGCTGATCAACGAAGCAGTCCGGGCGGTCTCCCCGGGTCTGCGCTGGCACACGGAGAACGATCGCTGGATGGCCCTGGGATTCGAGCAGGTGGGAGGCCGGCCGAGCCGCTTCGAGCCCGGCTCTCCGGATCTCCCGGCGGTGCTGGACCTGCTCGGTCGGATCGGGGACATCCCCTTGCCCGATAGGGCCGAGGGCTGGCATGAGACGCGCTGGGACACCTTCACAGCCGATGAGGCGGAAGCTCAACTCTTCCGGGGCGACAGCCTCATCCACGGAGATGTGGCGCCCGGCAACTTTCTCGTCGGCGATTCGGACAGTTGGGCGGTTGACTGGGCGTGGCCGACGCGCGGTGCCGGATTCATCGACCCCTCGTGCCTGGTCCTTCAGCTCATCGCCGCCGGTCACAGTCCGGAGGGTGCCGAGGCCCTGATTGCCCGGAACCCGGCCTGGTCGAAGGCCGACCCCCGGGGCATTGACGCATTCGCCGGGGCCAGTCTCCGGATGTTCCGCCACCGCGCCGAGCGCTTCCCCGAGCAGTCCTGGCTGCGCGACATGGAGGCGACCGCGCAAGCATGGGTTGACCACCGGTCCGCATAG
- a CDS encoding DUF4232 domain-containing protein: MRSASQLPSVAVLFAGALFLTACGTGPGGGEAKCREAGPPVGAAKDGVRITGTTGLGPAGPGCDSAVPSVAFEVANPKKEAYAYIVTFSVTDHAGKAYESGPVTVDSVAGGSTGRSSFTPTPAQAPSDSAGAAGVKILKVRSVPVAEVGAPAGACPRSGVRVTTNEGEAAMGLRAVGVRLENCGTQPYELDGYPRVTPLDEKHRPLKGIRTLRGGGEISTGLGTASPRRFSLAPGEVARTSLMWRNTHTGFGEAANGPYVRLVAKPGASPVMLIPELDLGTTGKLGVSAWEKERG; this comes from the coding sequence ATGCGTTCTGCCTCCCAACTGCCCTCGGTCGCCGTGCTCTTCGCGGGCGCCCTCTTCCTCACTGCCTGCGGTACGGGCCCGGGGGGCGGGGAGGCGAAGTGCCGGGAAGCCGGACCGCCGGTCGGAGCGGCGAAGGACGGGGTGCGGATCACCGGCACCACCGGGTTGGGTCCGGCCGGGCCCGGCTGTGACTCCGCGGTGCCGTCCGTCGCCTTCGAGGTGGCCAACCCGAAGAAGGAGGCGTACGCCTACATCGTCACGTTCTCGGTGACCGATCACGCGGGGAAGGCGTATGAGAGCGGGCCGGTGACGGTGGACTCCGTGGCGGGTGGCTCCACCGGCAGGAGCAGCTTCACGCCCACGCCCGCGCAAGCACCGTCGGACTCCGCCGGTGCGGCCGGGGTGAAGATTCTCAAGGTCCGCAGCGTCCCGGTCGCCGAAGTCGGCGCACCCGCCGGTGCCTGTCCCCGGTCCGGTGTCCGGGTGACCACCAACGAGGGCGAGGCGGCGATGGGGCTGCGAGCCGTCGGCGTACGGCTGGAGAACTGCGGGACCCAGCCGTACGAACTCGACGGCTATCCCCGGGTGACCCCCCTGGACGAGAAGCACCGCCCGCTCAAGGGAATCCGGACGCTGCGCGGCGGCGGGGAGATCTCGACCGGTCTCGGCACCGCGAGCCCGCGCCGGTTCAGCCTGGCCCCGGGCGAGGTGGCCCGGACCAGTCTGATGTGGCGGAATACGCATACGGGCTTCGGTGAGGCGGCGAACGGGCCCTATGTACGGCTCGTCGCGAAGCCGGGCGCGAGCCCCGTGATGCTGATCCCGGAGCTGGACCTCGGCACGACCGGGAAGCTGGGCGTGAGCGCCTGGGAGAAGGAGCGTGGCTGA
- a CDS encoding NAD(P)-dependent oxidoreductase: MNATASTSPSTSVSVIGLGNLGQALAGAFLAAGHPTTVWNRSAAKADALVARGAVRAATAAEAVAASDLVVVAVLDQDTARTVLESAAAALPGRTVVNLTTSTPEPARALADWATGHGADYLMGAVYAVPQTIGTDDAFILYSGSAGAHERYRAELNLLGGDTFVGSDPGLAAVHDVAILSGMYGLFSGFFQAVALGRSERIKAVDLTGHLNRWLQGVLAVLPEFAAEIDAESYETEASSLDMNATGLRNILTATESQGLSTELLAPLQRLLDDQVTKGHARHSLSRAVESLKPAVR, translated from the coding sequence ATGAACGCCACCGCCTCCACCTCCCCCTCCACCTCCGTCTCCGTGATCGGGCTCGGCAACCTCGGGCAGGCTCTGGCCGGGGCGTTCCTCGCCGCGGGCCACCCCACAACGGTCTGGAACCGCAGCGCCGCCAAGGCCGACGCACTCGTCGCCCGGGGAGCCGTCCGGGCGGCCACCGCGGCCGAGGCCGTCGCCGCGAGCGATCTGGTCGTCGTCGCCGTACTCGACCAGGACACCGCGCGGACCGTGCTGGAGTCGGCCGCGGCCGCGCTCCCCGGCCGTACCGTGGTGAATCTGACCACCTCGACCCCCGAACCGGCCCGGGCCCTCGCGGACTGGGCGACCGGGCACGGCGCCGACTATCTAATGGGCGCGGTGTACGCCGTACCGCAGACCATCGGCACCGACGACGCGTTCATCCTCTACAGCGGCTCGGCCGGCGCACACGAGCGCTACCGCGCGGAGCTCAACCTGCTGGGCGGCGACACCTTCGTCGGCAGCGACCCGGGCCTCGCGGCCGTCCACGATGTGGCGATCCTCAGTGGAATGTACGGCCTCTTCTCCGGCTTCTTCCAGGCGGTGGCCCTCGGCCGCTCCGAGCGCATCAAGGCGGTTGACCTCACCGGACATCTGAACCGCTGGCTTCAGGGAGTCCTCGCCGTGCTGCCGGAGTTCGCGGCGGAGATCGACGCCGAGTCGTACGAGACGGAGGCGTCCAGCCTGGACATGAACGCCACGGGCCTGCGGAACATCCTGACGGCGACGGAGTCCCAGGGCCTGAGCACGGAACTGCTGGCCCCCCTCCAGCGCCTCCTGGACGACCAGGTCACCAAGGGCCACGCCCGCCACAGCCTCTCCCGCGCGGTCGAGTCCCTGAAGCCCGCGGTGCGATGA